A single genomic interval of Ischnura elegans chromosome 3, ioIscEleg1.1, whole genome shotgun sequence harbors:
- the LOC124155118 gene encoding transmembrane protein 134 has protein sequence MAGLMGNQKDRFSIDDAFEEENDDAIRVYGSTTERSPLKPKNRHVIPEDSIVVRIEDPNKCSRTVTSTATKMKLPEDTASRDSDSLIQDGSYYNGMFDPSKSCWHHPKIRENWKMVLAAFVLLIIGIGLLVTGVVVVCLPLTGIQGFVFFIAGFICFIPGAYHVVYIYLAVKGRRGYDFYHLPLFN, from the exons ATGGCAGGGCTAATGGGAAACCAGAAGGATCGGTTTTCGATTGATGATGCATTTGAGGAGGAAAATGACGACGCAATACGTGTTTACGGGTCCACCACAGAGCGGTCACCTCTTAAACCAAAGAACAGGCATGTTATTCCGGAAGACAGTATAGTTGTTAGGATTGAAGACCCAAACAAATGTTCTCGTACTGTCACGAGCACAGCGACGAAAATGAAACTGCCTGAAGAC ACGGCCTCCAGGGATAGTGACTCCTTGATTCAGGATGGAAGTTACTATAATGGAATGTTTGATCCATCCAAATCGTGTTGGCACCACCCGAAAATTCGGGAGAATTGGAAAATGGTGTTAGCGGCATTTGTTTTGCTTATTATTGGAATAG GGCTCCTGGTGACCGGTGTTGTGGTAGTTTGCCTACCTCTTACTGGCATTCAAGGGTTTGTGTTCTTCATTGCTGGGTTCATCTGTTTCATTCCTGGAGCGTATCATGTAGTGTACATATACTTAGCTGTTAAAGGGAGGAGAGGGTATGATTTTTATCATCTCCCATTATTTAATTAG